In Acidobacteriota bacterium, one DNA window encodes the following:
- a CDS encoding radical SAM protein: protein MELTTRQRFPGRPPPPLPLRNARNVGLHGAGEPLLYPFLGELLEALRPSPALVGFNSNGHLLTEAVCRRLVSEGLGWISVSLDAATAQTYLRIRRRPDFEALLSKIQALREIRDAARSLRPQIEINMTLMKLNLPEAPAFVELAARLGLDRVMFQEIQPGGSQRVVAPDGFVFDYAEQELTGDRARDDILGEARERARSLGLQFSCEILYGTQTGSETSKASGASGSQAIDSRRAACGEPWRRLLFNVNGDAFVCCIQMTNKILLGRAPQDSPEKIWNGRRARLVREAMFGGSNPFVCHGCYRTS, encoded by the coding sequence ATGGAGCTCACGACACGCCAACGGTTCCCGGGCCGGCCCCCCCCCCCCCTCCCCCTTCGCAACGCCCGCAACGTCGGCCTTCACGGGGCCGGCGAGCCTCTGCTCTATCCCTTTCTCGGCGAACTTCTGGAGGCGCTGCGCCCCTCGCCCGCCCTCGTGGGCTTCAACTCGAACGGCCACCTCCTGACCGAAGCCGTCTGTCGGCGTCTCGTCAGCGAGGGGCTGGGCTGGATTTCGGTCTCTCTCGACGCCGCGACCGCGCAGACCTATCTCCGGATCAGGCGACGGCCGGATTTCGAAGCCTTGCTTTCGAAGATCCAGGCTCTCCGCGAGATCCGGGACGCCGCGAGAAGCCTTCGCCCGCAGATCGAGATCAACATGACCCTCATGAAGTTGAACCTGCCGGAGGCGCCGGCGTTCGTCGAGCTGGCGGCGCGCCTCGGCCTCGACCGGGTGATGTTCCAGGAAATCCAGCCGGGCGGATCGCAACGCGTCGTGGCGCCGGACGGCTTCGTCTTCGACTACGCCGAGCAGGAGCTGACAGGCGATCGCGCACGCGACGACATTCTCGGCGAGGCGCGAGAGCGCGCCCGTTCGCTCGGCCTCCAGTTCTCCTGCGAGATCCTCTATGGAACGCAGACGGGAAGTGAGACGTCAAAAGCCTCAGGAGCAAGCGGGAGCCAGGCCATCGATTCCCGCCGAGCCGCATGCGGCGAGCCGTGGAGGAGGCTTCTCTTCAACGTCAACGGCGACGCGTTCGTCTGCTGCATCCAGATGACGAACAAGATCCTCCTCGGCCGGGCGCCGCAGGACTCTCCCGAGAAGATCTGGAACGGCCGCAGAGCTCGACTGGTCCGCGAAGCGATGTTCGGGGGCTCCAACCCGTTCGTCTGCCACGGCTGCTACCGGACCTCGTGA
- a CDS encoding DegT/DnrJ/EryC1/StrS family aminotransferase, with protein sequence MESLGDLVPGPEPTLAPGRVVRVCETRLDGNELKYLTECVTSNWISSAGPFVRRFEDAFAGATGCAHAVSCSSGTAALHLVLAALGLGPGDEVVVPAFSMIATANAVRYTGATPVLADAAPGSCNVSAATIAPRITERTRVILVVHTYGHPVDMDPVRALADRHGLLVVEDAAEAHGALYRGRPVGSLADAATFSFYGNKIVTTGEGGMVTTQDAALARVVRRLRDHAFSDERHFWHTYLGYNYRMTNMQAAVGLAQVERMPELVAARRENRRRYDARLAGLPGLTLPSEAPDVSSVFWMYGVLVEDAFGLSRDALRAALAARGVETRTYFVPIHVQPIHRAAYRGERYPVAEDLCRRGLYLPSGPALSDADVDFVADAIAKARPAPVPALA encoded by the coding sequence ATGGAATCGCTCGGCGACCTCGTGCCGGGGCCCGAGCCGACGCTCGCGCCGGGCCGCGTCGTGCGGGTCTGCGAGACGCGCCTCGACGGCAACGAGCTGAAGTACCTCACGGAGTGCGTGACGTCCAACTGGATCTCCTCGGCGGGGCCGTTCGTCCGCCGCTTCGAGGACGCCTTCGCCGGCGCCACGGGGTGCGCGCACGCGGTCTCGTGTTCGTCCGGGACGGCGGCCCTCCACCTCGTCCTCGCCGCGCTCGGGCTGGGCCCCGGCGACGAGGTCGTCGTGCCCGCCTTCAGCATGATCGCCACGGCAAACGCCGTGCGCTACACGGGGGCGACGCCGGTCCTCGCGGACGCCGCGCCGGGCTCGTGCAACGTCTCGGCCGCGACGATCGCGCCGCGCATCACCGAGCGCACGCGGGTGATCCTCGTCGTTCACACGTACGGCCACCCCGTGGACATGGATCCGGTCCGTGCCCTCGCGGACCGCCACGGGCTGCTCGTCGTCGAGGACGCGGCCGAGGCGCACGGCGCCCTCTACCGCGGCCGCCCCGTCGGAAGCCTCGCGGACGCCGCGACGTTCTCCTTCTACGGGAACAAGATCGTCACGACCGGCGAGGGCGGCATGGTCACGACGCAGGACGCGGCCCTCGCGCGCGTCGTCCGGCGCCTGCGCGACCACGCGTTCTCGGACGAGCGCCACTTCTGGCACACCTACCTCGGCTACAACTACCGGATGACGAACATGCAGGCGGCCGTCGGCCTCGCGCAGGTCGAGCGGATGCCCGAACTCGTCGCCGCGCGCCGCGAGAACCGGCGGCGCTACGACGCGCGGCTCGCCGGCCTCCCGGGCCTGACGCTCCCATCCGAGGCGCCGGACGTCTCGAGCGTGTTCTGGATGTACGGCGTACTCGTGGAGGACGCGTTCGGCCTCTCGCGCGACGCGCTCCGGGCCGCGCTCGCGGCGCGCGGCGTCGAGACGCGCACGTACTTCGTGCCGATCCACGTCCAGCCGATCCATCGCGCGGCGTATCGCGGCGAGCGCTACCCCGTCGCCGAGGACCTCTGCCGGCGCGGGCTCTACCTGCCCTCGGGCCCGGCCCTGTCCGACGCGGACGTGGACTTCGTCGCCGACGCGATCGCGAAGGCGCGCCCGGCGCCCGTGCCTGCGCTTGCCTGA
- a CDS encoding twin-arginine translocation signal domain-containing protein, which translates to MDLVGRRRPARRPDEQERVRCVSPSHARGGTTLTQTRRDLLKTAAAAAAASALGTSRLLSGAEPKTLLILGGTRFLGPEVVEAAKKSGWKITLFNRGKSHPDWFPELEHLQGDRNGDLKSLEGRAWDAVVDTSGYFPKQVAASAGLLSKSKQYVFISSISVFSDLSKPGVDESGPVGELKDPNADKITEGNYGPLKAACERAAEAAMPGRVTNVRPGLIVGPNDLTDRFTYWPVRVARGGEVLAPNKPSDFVQFIDVRDLGTWIVKCLDTKTFGVFNATGNPLPVGTLLDTCKAASASDAKFTWADAAFLEAQKVSAWSDLPCWLPPTGDEAHGNEVSNAKAAGKGLAFRPLKDTCKDTLAWFRTLPAERQAKLKSGLTAEREAAVLAAWHEAQAKKAPKAG; encoded by the coding sequence ATGGATCTCGTCGGAAGACGTCGCCCGGCTCGCCGCCCGGATGAACAAGAACGAGTACGGTGCGTATCTCCTTCGCATGCTCGAGGAGGGACGACCTTGACACAGACACGACGCGACCTGCTGAAGACAGCCGCCGCAGCCGCCGCAGCCTCCGCCCTGGGGACGAGCCGCCTGCTTTCAGGGGCGGAACCGAAGACGCTCCTCATCCTCGGCGGGACGCGCTTTCTCGGCCCCGAGGTCGTCGAGGCCGCCAAGAAGAGCGGCTGGAAGATCACTCTCTTCAACCGGGGCAAGTCCCACCCGGACTGGTTCCCGGAGCTGGAGCATCTGCAGGGGGACCGCAACGGCGACCTGAAGTCCCTCGAAGGCCGCGCCTGGGACGCCGTCGTGGACACGTCGGGCTACTTCCCGAAACAGGTCGCCGCGTCGGCCGGCCTCCTCTCGAAATCGAAGCAGTACGTCTTCATCTCGTCCATCTCGGTCTTCTCCGACCTCAGCAAGCCGGGCGTGGACGAGAGCGGCCCGGTCGGCGAGCTCAAGGACCCGAACGCCGACAAGATCACGGAAGGGAACTACGGGCCCCTCAAGGCCGCCTGCGAGCGCGCCGCCGAGGCCGCGATGCCGGGCCGCGTCACGAACGTCCGCCCGGGCCTCATCGTCGGCCCGAACGACCTGACGGACCGCTTCACGTACTGGCCCGTCCGCGTCGCGAGGGGCGGCGAGGTCCTCGCGCCGAACAAGCCGTCCGACTTCGTCCAGTTCATCGACGTGCGCGACCTCGGCACCTGGATCGTGAAGTGCCTCGACACGAAAACGTTCGGCGTCTTCAACGCGACGGGAAATCCCCTCCCCGTCGGGACGCTCCTCGACACGTGCAAGGCCGCGAGCGCGAGCGACGCGAAGTTCACTTGGGCGGATGCGGCGTTCCTCGAGGCCCAGAAAGTCTCGGCGTGGAGCGACCTCCCCTGCTGGCTCCCGCCGACCGGTGACGAGGCGCACGGGAACGAGGTCTCGAACGCGAAGGCGGCTGGCAAGGGCCTGGCGTTCCGGCCCCTCAAGGACACCTGCAAGGACACGCTCGCGTGGTTCAGGACGCTTCCGGCCGAGCGGCAGGCGAAGCTCAAGTCGGGGCTCACGGCCGAACGTGAGGCCGCGGTCCTTGCGGCTTGGCACGAGGCGCAGGCGAAGAAGGCACCGAAGGCCGGCTGA
- the rfbA gene encoding glucose-1-phosphate thymidylyltransferase RfbA, with translation MKGIILAGGSGTRLYPLTIGLSKQLCPVYDKPMVYYPLSTLMLAGLRDVLVITTPEDQASFVRLLGDGSQFGIRISYAAQPKPEGLAQAFLIGRDFVGEDGVALALGDNLFYGHGLPEMLQRAAGRAAGATVFAYRVLDPQRYGVVEFDAKGRAVGLEEKPPAPRSNYAVTGLYFYDNRVLDVAANLKPSPRGELEITDVNRAYLATGDLHVEILGRGMAWLDTGTHEALLQASNFIQAIEARQGLKVACPEEIAWNAGWISSEDVARLAARMNKNEYGAYLLRMLEEGRP, from the coding sequence GTGAAGGGAATCATCCTCGCCGGCGGCTCCGGCACGCGGCTGTATCCCCTCACCATCGGCCTCTCCAAGCAGCTCTGCCCCGTCTACGACAAGCCGATGGTCTATTACCCCCTCTCGACGCTCATGCTCGCGGGGCTGCGGGACGTCCTCGTGATCACGACCCCCGAAGACCAGGCTTCCTTCGTGCGCCTCCTCGGCGACGGCTCGCAGTTCGGGATCCGGATCTCCTACGCGGCGCAGCCGAAGCCCGAGGGCCTCGCGCAGGCGTTCCTGATCGGGAGGGACTTCGTCGGCGAGGACGGCGTCGCCCTCGCGCTCGGCGACAACCTCTTCTACGGCCACGGCCTGCCCGAGATGCTCCAGCGCGCCGCGGGCCGCGCCGCGGGCGCGACCGTCTTCGCGTACCGCGTCCTCGACCCGCAGCGCTACGGCGTCGTCGAGTTCGACGCGAAGGGCCGCGCCGTCGGCCTCGAGGAGAAGCCGCCTGCGCCGCGGTCGAACTACGCCGTCACGGGTCTCTACTTCTACGACAACCGCGTCCTCGACGTGGCCGCGAACCTGAAGCCCTCCCCGCGCGGCGAGCTCGAGATCACGGACGTGAACCGCGCGTACCTCGCGACCGGCGACCTCCACGTCGAGATCCTCGGGCGCGGGATGGCGTGGCTCGACACCGGCACGCACGAGGCGCTCCTCCAGGCCTCGAACTTCATCCAGGCCATCGAGGCCCGGCAGGGGCTCAAGGTCGCCTGCCCGGAGGAGATCGCCTGGAACGCCGGATGGATCTCGTCGGAAGACGTCGCCCGGCTCGCCGCCCGGATGAACAAGAACGAGTACGGTGCGTATCTCCTTCGCATGCTCGAGGAGGGACGACCTTGA
- a CDS encoding MFS transporter has protein sequence MTQVDFRRLLSRFVRVAPGEGPGLSWAAASFFFLLGGYYVIRPLREEMGASAGGGFALNWLFFGTLAGTFLVTPLFGALVSKFPRRVFVPAVYHALAASFVAFYVALSVLAGPGRVATARFFFVFVSTFNLLIVSVFWGFLADLFRSEQAKRLFGAIGLGGTLGGIAGGAITASLAKTLGPVPLLLVAAGLFEAAVFCMSRLAHVYRVDEARPSAAEAEDEPSGGVPPGTGALSGLTLFAKSRYLLGIAGFLLLFTVGSTFLYLAQARIVRATFADAGSRTAFFAKADLAVNVLTAITQLFLTGRLLPALGLGPALAFLPVVSAAGFFALGGSPTAGTLFVVQVLRRAAEFALVKPAREVLFTVVSREEKYSAKSFIDTFVYRSGDALGALADRLVAFVGLGPVGFAWAFLPVAALWTWNAFSLGRRQKALARELESPAGALPAAP, from the coding sequence CTGACCCAGGTGGATTTCCGGAGACTCCTGTCCCGCTTCGTGCGGGTCGCCCCCGGCGAGGGCCCGGGGCTCTCCTGGGCCGCGGCCTCGTTCTTCTTCCTGCTGGGCGGGTACTACGTCATCCGCCCTCTCCGCGAGGAGATGGGCGCGTCGGCCGGCGGCGGCTTCGCGCTCAACTGGCTCTTCTTCGGCACGCTCGCCGGGACGTTCCTCGTGACGCCGCTCTTCGGCGCGCTCGTGTCGAAGTTCCCGCGCCGCGTCTTCGTCCCCGCGGTCTACCACGCGCTCGCGGCGAGCTTCGTCGCGTTCTACGTCGCGCTGAGCGTCCTCGCCGGGCCCGGGCGCGTCGCGACGGCGCGCTTCTTCTTCGTCTTCGTGAGCACGTTCAACCTCCTGATCGTGTCCGTCTTCTGGGGCTTTCTCGCGGACCTCTTCCGGTCCGAGCAGGCCAAGCGGCTCTTCGGCGCGATCGGCCTAGGCGGCACGCTGGGCGGCATCGCCGGCGGCGCGATCACGGCGAGTCTCGCGAAGACGCTCGGCCCCGTGCCCCTGCTCCTCGTGGCGGCCGGGCTGTTCGAGGCGGCCGTTTTCTGCATGAGCCGCCTCGCGCACGTGTACCGCGTGGACGAGGCCCGCCCTTCGGCCGCGGAGGCGGAGGACGAGCCCTCCGGCGGCGTCCCGCCGGGCACGGGAGCGCTCTCGGGCCTCACCCTCTTCGCGAAGTCGCGCTACCTGCTCGGAATCGCGGGATTCCTCCTGCTCTTCACCGTCGGCTCGACGTTCCTCTACCTCGCGCAGGCGCGCATCGTCCGCGCGACGTTCGCCGACGCCGGGTCGCGGACCGCGTTCTTCGCGAAGGCGGACCTCGCCGTGAACGTCCTGACCGCGATCACGCAGCTCTTCCTCACGGGGCGCCTCCTGCCGGCGCTCGGCCTCGGGCCCGCGCTCGCGTTCCTCCCGGTCGTGTCGGCGGCCGGCTTCTTCGCGCTCGGCGGGTCCCCCACGGCCGGGACGCTTTTCGTCGTCCAGGTCCTGCGCCGCGCCGCGGAGTTCGCGCTCGTGAAGCCGGCGCGGGAGGTGCTCTTCACGGTCGTCTCGCGCGAGGAGAAGTACTCGGCCAAGAGCTTCATCGACACGTTCGTCTACCGCAGCGGCGACGCGCTGGGCGCCCTCGCGGACCGTCTCGTCGCTTTCGTCGGGCTCGGGCCCGTGGGCTTCGCATGGGCCTTCCTGCCGGTGGCCGCCCTGTGGACGTGGAACGCCTTCAGCCTCGGGAGGCGCCAGAAGGCGCTGGCACGAGAGCTCGAGAGCCCGGCCGGCGCCCTTCCGGCCGCCCCTTGA
- a CDS encoding YraN family protein has protein sequence MESGREGEDLASSLLEENLLRILDRNVRFKDGELDIVADDSGTTVFVEVKRRRDSSLGSPAEAVTRTKRLRVVRAARRWLAAHPARARSVRFDVVAVLGDPPAVTWIRDAFRADGGA, from the coding sequence GTGGAAAGCGGGCGCGAAGGCGAAGACCTCGCCTCTTCACTACTCGAAGAAAATCTTCTCCGAATTCTCGACCGAAACGTGCGCTTCAAGGACGGCGAGCTCGACATCGTGGCGGACGATTCGGGAACGACCGTCTTCGTCGAGGTGAAGCGCCGGCGGGACTCTTCGCTCGGTTCTCCCGCCGAGGCCGTGACGCGGACGAAGCGCCTGCGCGTCGTGCGCGCGGCCCGCCGGTGGCTGGCGGCGCACCCGGCGCGGGCGCGGTCGGTGCGTTTCGACGTCGTCGCCGTCCTCGGCGACCCGCCCGCCGTGACGTGGATCCGGGACGCGTTCCGCGCCGACGGCGGAGCGTAA
- a CDS encoding serine/threonine protein kinase: MTDLSGRTLGRYRLESVLGRGGMADVWRAVDVKLARTVAVKVIHASYAEDPHFAERFLREARVVASLEHPNILPVYDFGEEDGIPFLVMPHLAGGTLRDRLRGAPAPLGLAAGWIRQLADALDAAHAAGVLHRDVKPANVLLGKDDRVFLADFGIAKMVETMTGLTATGVVVGTPLYMAPEQAQGRPASPATDRYALAVVAYEILAGRPPFEGDNPLSLMHQHVSTPAPALSSRVGGLPAGLDAVLAAALSKDPARRPPTCRALADAVSAFLPAGATAPTVIRTPAAARPPSLTSDATALTPVRRSRRGLAWGAAAGAVALAGLAQVWNGRWSGERPAAAAPTPAPTLVPTLVPTAAPVAAPEPTPIAPAPVPAASVPAPPPRPAVAAPPPSRSLGEVRERLDVTTKPDHRLSKDDFRFALEAARSVAAEHPNNPDARALATYAEGGLAYVAGKDEAAGALAAESALAFKSAGRQDHRALQQLVVRPDGAVVPPRGWELAVVYGDARGEAMGLLDAAVRENPRDRRAQRARAMFRRLHGLEPDGPEPRRAPKRSP, from the coding sequence ATGACGGACCTGTCGGGCCGCACGCTCGGGCGCTACCGCCTCGAATCGGTTCTCGGGCGGGGCGGGATGGCCGACGTGTGGCGCGCCGTGGACGTGAAGCTCGCGCGGACCGTCGCCGTAAAGGTGATCCACGCCTCCTACGCCGAGGACCCTCATTTCGCGGAGCGCTTTCTGCGCGAGGCCCGCGTCGTCGCGTCGCTCGAACACCCGAACATCCTGCCGGTCTACGACTTCGGCGAGGAGGACGGGATCCCGTTCCTCGTGATGCCGCACCTCGCCGGCGGGACGCTGCGCGACCGCCTGCGCGGCGCGCCGGCGCCGCTCGGCCTCGCGGCGGGGTGGATCCGGCAGCTGGCCGACGCGCTGGACGCCGCGCACGCCGCGGGCGTCCTCCACCGCGACGTGAAGCCCGCGAACGTCCTTCTCGGAAAGGACGACCGCGTCTTCCTCGCGGACTTCGGGATCGCGAAGATGGTCGAGACCATGACGGGGCTCACGGCGACGGGCGTCGTCGTCGGGACTCCGCTCTACATGGCGCCCGAGCAGGCGCAGGGCCGGCCCGCGAGCCCGGCGACGGACCGGTACGCGCTCGCCGTCGTCGCGTACGAGATCCTGGCGGGCCGGCCCCCGTTCGAAGGCGACAACCCGCTCTCCCTCATGCACCAGCACGTGTCGACTCCGGCGCCCGCGCTCTCGTCGAGGGTGGGGGGCCTGCCCGCGGGCCTCGACGCGGTTCTCGCGGCGGCGCTGTCGAAGGACCCGGCCCGCCGGCCTCCGACGTGCCGCGCGCTCGCGGACGCCGTGTCGGCGTTCCTGCCGGCGGGCGCGACGGCGCCGACGGTGATCCGGACTCCGGCGGCCGCGCGTCCGCCGTCCCTCACGAGCGACGCGACGGCGCTGACGCCGGTCCGCAGGAGCCGCCGGGGGCTCGCGTGGGGCGCCGCCGCCGGCGCCGTGGCGCTGGCGGGCCTCGCGCAGGTCTGGAACGGAAGGTGGAGCGGCGAAAGGCCGGCCGCCGCCGCTCCGACCCCGGCTCCGACCCTTGTCCCGACACTGGTTCCGACCGCGGCGCCGGTGGCGGCGCCGGAACCGACTCCCATCGCACCCGCGCCCGTTCCGGCTGCATCCGTCCCGGCGCCGCCGCCCCGGCCGGCCGTGGCTGCGCCTCCGCCCAGTCGCTCGCTCGGGGAGGTGCGCGAGCGGCTCGACGTCACGACGAAGCCGGACCACCGGCTTTCGAAGGACGACTTCCGGTTCGCGCTCGAGGCGGCCCGGAGCGTCGCCGCCGAGCACCCGAACAACCCCGACGCGCGCGCCCTCGCGACGTACGCCGAGGGCGGCCTCGCGTATGTGGCGGGCAAGGACGAGGCCGCCGGCGCGCTCGCGGCGGAGTCGGCGCTCGCGTTCAAGAGCGCGGGCAGGCAGGATCACCGCGCCCTCCAGCAGCTGGTCGTCCGCCCGGACGGCGCCGTCGTGCCTCCGCGCGGATGGGAGCTGGCCGTCGTCTACGGCGACGCCCGCGGCGAGGCGATGGGGCTGCTCGATGCGGCCGTCCGCGAGAACCCGCGCGACAGGCGCGCGCAGCGCGCCCGCGCGATGTTCCGGCGGCTGCACGGGCTCGAACCGGACGGCCCGGAGCCGCGCCGGGCGCCGAAGCGCTCGCCTTGA
- a CDS encoding CBS domain-containing protein: protein MKVRDIMSTKVQTIDMNEKAESAWNLMKWKRIHHVVVTDGPGQVVGVVSARDLGGQDREEARKIRPVAAMMTAYAVKAIPGMPVRQAANVMRGWNIGCLPVVDGGQLVGIVTVSDLLRIVAEGVDKAAAAPKKAAAPKKAAARKKAAPAKKAAKRKR from the coding sequence ATGAAAGTCCGCGACATCATGTCCACGAAGGTCCAGACCATCGACATGAACGAGAAGGCCGAGAGCGCCTGGAACCTCATGAAGTGGAAGCGCATCCACCACGTCGTCGTCACGGACGGGCCCGGGCAGGTCGTCGGCGTCGTCTCGGCCCGCGACCTCGGCGGCCAGGACCGCGAGGAAGCGCGCAAGATCCGCCCCGTCGCCGCGATGATGACGGCCTACGCCGTGAAGGCGATCCCCGGGATGCCGGTCCGCCAGGCCGCGAACGTCATGCGCGGCTGGAACATCGGCTGCCTGCCCGTCGTCGACGGCGGCCAGCTCGTCGGGATCGTGACCGTGTCCGACCTCCTGCGCATCGTCGCCGAGGGCGTCGACAAGGCGGCCGCGGCCCCGAAAAAGGCCGCCGCCCCGAAAAAGGCCGCCGCCAGGAAGAAGGCAGCCCCGGCGAAGAAAGCCGCGAAGCGGAAGCGCTGA
- a CDS encoding glycosyltransferase, giving the protein MSVQPRDPHGVAAVLPPSAAESGDTPGPDAGHAAHVEASRRSILAAVGESRDVTFVRGAGNVGDQLIAAGSRALLAGVLAREIGLADVPGARGEVAVLCGSGAWCGPYHELMPPLLPVLERRFERVVVLPSSFDVSVPEVRHALEVSRATIFARERESFDGIRGLCDARLAHDTAFYFDYEPYRRPGHGTLDAFRTDREAAGRMPLPPGNVDVSVACATLDEWLHALARHALIRTDRAHVLIAGALLGKTVEWAASRTRKLPAIAAFALDGRFPVVRLDATSPAGRTTASPRAAVPAPARPAGGVHARLEAAGREGLEPWDAVPGSGAAPRVTAVVLSWNRPERVREALRSLRDGAALPWRALVVDNASSPPTREALRQEAGGDARVTVELLDRNLGCAGGRNRAVDLVDTEYVLFLDDDAEVFPGTLEHLVATLDAEPSALAAAANVVLPDGRTQICGGDFEVADGTVRFVPLGAGRPFEDVAKEPAGPCRWVGGACVLYRREALARFPLDTGMAAYHEDNEWGFRVEREAPGSLRRCPAALALHHHVPKDRAGTSPADVAHAIRYCEPIAHFYARHGLVMEDLFGFVGELSGPAGRDVAAARLFCELLLARGAQWTVTTWLAGGLDPLFGRIPPAPPPPEPIVLDDSREELHRTWRSKWYRLALRYWIARHAVRSALGLEDRP; this is encoded by the coding sequence ATGAGCGTTCAGCCCCGCGACCCGCACGGTGTCGCCGCGGTCCTCCCGCCGTCCGCGGCGGAGAGCGGAGACACTCCCGGCCCGGATGCCGGCCACGCCGCGCACGTCGAGGCGAGCCGCCGCTCGATCCTGGCCGCCGTGGGCGAGTCCAGGGACGTCACGTTCGTCCGCGGGGCCGGCAACGTCGGGGACCAGCTCATCGCCGCCGGGTCCCGGGCCCTGCTCGCGGGAGTCCTGGCGCGCGAGATCGGCCTCGCCGACGTTCCGGGCGCCCGGGGCGAGGTGGCCGTTCTCTGCGGGAGCGGCGCGTGGTGCGGCCCGTACCACGAGCTGATGCCCCCGCTCCTGCCGGTCCTCGAGCGGCGCTTCGAGCGCGTCGTCGTCCTGCCCTCGTCCTTCGACGTCTCCGTGCCCGAGGTGCGGCACGCGCTCGAGGTCTCGCGCGCCACGATCTTCGCGCGCGAGCGCGAATCCTTCGACGGGATCCGCGGCCTCTGCGACGCGCGGCTCGCGCACGACACGGCGTTTTACTTCGACTACGAGCCTTACCGCCGGCCGGGCCACGGCACGCTCGACGCGTTCCGCACGGACCGCGAGGCCGCGGGCCGGATGCCGCTCCCTCCCGGCAACGTGGACGTCTCGGTCGCCTGCGCGACGCTGGACGAGTGGCTCCACGCGCTCGCGCGGCACGCCCTCATCCGGACGGACCGCGCGCACGTCCTGATCGCGGGCGCGCTCCTCGGAAAGACGGTCGAGTGGGCCGCGTCGCGCACCCGGAAGCTCCCGGCGATCGCCGCCTTCGCGCTCGACGGCCGCTTTCCCGTGGTCCGCCTCGATGCGACCTCTCCGGCGGGCCGCACCACCGCCTCCCCGCGGGCGGCCGTCCCGGCTCCGGCGCGGCCGGCCGGCGGCGTCCACGCGCGGCTCGAGGCGGCCGGGCGCGAGGGCCTCGAGCCGTGGGACGCGGTCCCGGGTTCGGGGGCCGCGCCGCGCGTCACGGCCGTCGTCCTTTCGTGGAACCGTCCCGAGCGCGTTCGCGAGGCCCTGCGGTCGTTGCGCGACGGCGCGGCGCTGCCGTGGCGCGCTCTCGTCGTCGACAACGCCTCCTCGCCGCCCACGCGCGAGGCGCTCCGGCAGGAGGCCGGCGGCGACGCGCGCGTCACCGTCGAGCTTCTCGACCGCAATCTCGGCTGCGCCGGCGGCCGCAATCGCGCGGTCGATCTCGTCGACACCGAGTACGTCCTCTTTCTCGACGACGACGCCGAGGTGTTCCCGGGGACGCTCGAGCACCTCGTGGCCACGCTGGACGCCGAGCCCTCCGCGCTCGCGGCGGCCGCGAACGTCGTCCTCCCGGACGGCAGGACCCAGATCTGCGGCGGCGATTTCGAGGTCGCCGACGGAACGGTGCGCTTCGTCCCGCTCGGCGCGGGACGCCCCTTCGAGGACGTCGCGAAAGAGCCCGCGGGGCCGTGCCGCTGGGTGGGCGGCGCGTGCGTCCTCTACCGGCGCGAGGCCCTCGCCCGGTTCCCGCTCGACACCGGGATGGCCGCGTACCACGAGGACAACGAGTGGGGCTTCCGCGTCGAGCGCGAGGCGCCGGGCTCGCTCCGCCGCTGCCCGGCCGCCCTGGCCCTTCACCACCACGTTCCCAAGGACCGCGCCGGAACCTCCCCCGCGGACGTCGCCCACGCGATCCGCTACTGCGAGCCGATCGCCCACTTCTACGCGCGGCACGGGCTCGTCATGGAGGACCTCTTCGGGTTCGTGGGCGAGCTCTCGGGCCCGGCGGGCCGGGACGTCGCGGCGGCCCGGCTCTTCTGCGAGCTCCTCCTGGCGCGGGGAGCGCAGTGGACCGTCACGACGTGGCTCGCCGGGGGGCTCGATCCCCTGTTCGGACGGATTCCACCTGCTCCGCCGCCGCCCGAGCCCATCGTCCTCGACGATTCGCGCGAGGAGCTCCACCGCACGTGGCGGTCGAAATGGTACCGGCTCGCGCTCCGCTACTGGATCGCCCGCCACGCCGTCCGCTCGGCGCTCGGCCTCGAGGACCGCCCGTGA